A portion of the Melanotaenia boesemani isolate fMelBoe1 chromosome 2, fMelBoe1.pri, whole genome shotgun sequence genome contains these proteins:
- the si:dkeyp-113d7.1 gene encoding zinc finger protein 84, translated as MTDLEAECLSLGLPPECGSPPPPLDPSLQTDCGSGPAGSAPAATLALLSSDCPTPTLSSLAAEIAEPLVMLPCVKSEPEDGDLEPIRTVDLSEIQPLSTAELGHDQIKMEISGLDYIKSEHHSHHDNHHLGPFHHGDIAELDYKSHYEPSSVFDYISQVSDTLDYIKSDHHVDLQCYYTELSSLKSEYAESNIMSPHLQHNGLESIHMAELRTELNKLRPDALLMDGIGKLDPEFGGGDLYELQPSEVGKGSATGAGGRSLAVTTKTQNPTVRKPRNMQGEKPFSCAQCGKNFSTLGNLKTHQRIHTGERPYTCSQCGKSFGQAGNLKRHQLIHTGQKPYVCAHCPKGFTKADDLRSHQRLHTGERPFICSTCGKSFGQSKELKAHQLSHTGERPFCCQHCGKSFTKETSYRNHIQIHTGEKPFTCSQCGKTFSNSGVLKTHEKIHTGERPFGCTQCGKSFGRLGHLKAHQQIHTGERPYACPHCGKTFSQSGHLKAHEQIHKRERADTASTSSDGGSSAVGSDSS; from the exons ATGACAGACTTGGAGGCCGAGTGTCTGAGTCTCGGCCTGCCGCCTGAGTGCGGCTCCCCTCCCCCACCGCTGGACCCCTCCCTGCAGACGGACTGCGGTTCGGGGCCCGCTGGTTCGGCCCCTGCTGCCACCCTGGCCCTCCTGTCCTCAGACTGCCCCACGCCCACGCTGAGCTCGCTGGCGGCGGAGATCGCCGAGCCTCTGGTGATGCTGCCGTGCGTGAAGAGCGAGCCGGAGGACGGGGACCTGGAACCCATCCGGACCGTGGACCTGTCCGAGATCCAGCCTCTGTCCACCGCCGAGCTGGGTCACGACCAGATCAAGATGGAGATCAGCGGCTTGGACTACATCAAGTCCGAGCATCacagtcaccatgacaaccaccACCTGGGCCCGTTTCACCATGGTGACATTGCAGAGCTGGACTACAAGTCGCACTACGAGCCCAGCTCTGTGTTTGATTACATCTCCCAG GTCTCGGACACTCTGGACTACATAAAGTCGGACCACCATGTGGACCTGCAGTGTTACTACACCGAGCTCAGCTCCCTCAAGTCTGAGTACGCCGAGTCCAACATCATGTCCCCCCACCTGCAGCACAACGGCCTGGAATCCATCCACATGGCCGAGCTCCGCACTGAGCTCAACAAGCTACGGCCCGATGCCTTGCTCATGGACGGCATTGGCAAACTGGACCCTGAATTTGGAGGGGGGGATCTGTATGAGCTGCAGCCCTCTGAGGTGGGCAAGGGGTCGGCGACGGGAGCAGGTGGGAGGAGTCTGGCGGTCacgacaaaaacccagaacccGACGGTGAGGAAACCCCGGAACATGCAGGGGGAGAAGCCGTTCTCCTGCGCTCAGTGTGGGAAGAACTTCAGCACGCTGGGAAACCTGAAAACCCACCAGCGCATCCACACCGGAGAGCGTCCGTACACTTGCTCGCAGTGCGGCAAGAGCTTCGGCCAGGCGGGGAACCTGAAACGCCACCAGCTGATCCACACAGGCCAGAAGCCCTACGTGTGCGCTCACTGTCCCAAAGGCTTCACCAAGGCCGATGACCTGCGCTCGCACCAGCGTCTGCACACCGGCGAGCGGCCCTTCATCTGCAGCACCTGCGGGAAGAGCTTCGGCCAGTCCAAGGAGCTAAAGGCGCACCAGCTGAGCCACACGGGCGAGCGTCCGTTCTGCTGCCAGCACTGCGGCAAGAGCTTCACCAAGGAGACCAGCTACCGCAACCACATCCAGATCCACACCGGCGAGAAGCCCTTCACCTGCTCGCAGTGCGGAAAGACTTTCAGCAACTCCGGCGTCCTAAAAACCCACGAGAAGATCCACACGGGCGAGCGGCCGTTCGGCTGCACGCAGTGCGGCAAGAGCTTCGGCCGCCTCGGCCACCTGAAGGCGCACCAGCAGATCCACACGGGGGAGCGGCCGTACGCCTGCCCCCACTGCGGGAAGACTTTCAGCCAGTCGGGCCACCTCAAAGCACACGAGCAGATCCACAAACGCGAGCGGGCGGACACGGCCAGCACCAGCAGCGACGGCGGCAGCAGTGCCGTGGGCAGCGACAGCAGCTAA